Proteins encoded together in one Amblyomma americanum isolate KBUSLIRL-KWMA chromosome 1, ASM5285725v1, whole genome shotgun sequence window:
- the LOC144112884 gene encoding uncharacterized protein LOC144112884: MQVSTSYALFAKKSSNYILVQFPSPHCCVAIAVECAHVIHSLLLLSGDVETNPGPEENAAVLAELQKLNVGQTLLITEIQGLKTQLNTTDQTIASLDKRMADLEAHYQTLLHLRNDIEIMQSTTINQAKKIEELETRLDGAENQSRRKNLIFYGIPDPASAETWAESEKLVIDVCRNNLDITLEPNDIERAHRLGNHSADRTRPVIVKFLSHKTKDALLSNGRKLKDTNYSIGEDFSRTVRHARKQLLVFCQSQF; encoded by the coding sequence ATGCAGGTCAGTACATCGTATGCCCTCTTCGCTAAAAAATCCAGTAATTATATTTTGGTGCAGTTTCCGAGCCCGCACTGCTGTGTCGCCATTGCCGTTGAGTGTGCTCACGTAATTCATTCCTTGCTCTTGCTATCAGGTGACGTTGAGACTAACCCTGGTCCTGAGGAAAACGCTGCTGTACTCGCTGAACTACAGAAGCTAAACGTGGGACAGACCCTGTTGATTACGGAAATACAGGGCCTCAAAACACAGCTGAACACAACAGATCAAACCATAGCAAGCCTAGACAAACGAATGGCCGATCTCGAAGCACATTACCAAACACTTCTTCACCTCAGAAACGATATTGAAATAATGCAGTCAACCACAATCAACCAAGCTAAAAAGATTGAAGAACTAGAAACACGCCTGGATGGCGCGGAAAACCAATCACGTCGGAAAAACCtcattttctatggcatccctgaCCCTGCTAGCGCTGAAACGTGGGCTGAGTCAGAAAAACTAGTCATTGATGTTTGCCGCAATAATCTTGATATAACCTTGGAACCTAACGACATTGAAAGAGCGCATCGCCTCGGAAATCATTCAGCCGACCGAACTCGTCCCGTAATCGTAAAATTCCTATCTCATAAAACCAAAGACGCACTGTTATCAAATGGCCGTAAATTAAAAGACACAAACTACAGTATTGGAGAGGACTTTTCCCGCACCGTTCGACACGCGCGTAAACAGTTACTAGTGTTTTGCCAAAGCCAATTCTAA